The genomic region AGCCAAGCAGACCGTCCGCTTCGAGTAAGATGAGGGCATCGCAACGCCTTCGCCTCGACCATGCGTAGCTTTCGCTCTGCGATAGCCCCGGACAGAGACAGTCAATTTTACCCGATGAACGCATACACGCGATTTCAGTCAGTTTCCGGCTGACCCAACAATACGCGCCCAAAATTCTCGGCAGAGATCCTGCGGGCGCAATCCGATTGCCTCCATGACAGGCATTGTTGAAAATTGTGGCTGGCGGGCGCGACCCCGGAATTGAAGTTCGCAGAAAGGTGAATATAAGAAGAGAGCGGCTCTTCCCTGGACGATGCGCGCCACCGATTTCCAATTTGCGCCAAGCATTGCAGCGGAAGACGAACATGCCCAAACAGAAAAAGCCTACTTTTGTCAGTACGGGAATTACCGGGCTCGATGAGATTTTGCGCGGCGGCCTGCCAGCGTCGAACCTTTATATGCTGCAGGGAGCGCCGGGATCGGGTAAAACGACAGCCGCTCTGCAATTTTTGCGTGCAGGTGTCGAGGCCGGCGAAAGCTGCATATACGTCACGCTCTCGCAGACCGCCGCAGAGCTTGAAGCTATCGCCATTTCGCACGGGTGGACGCTCGAAGGGATCCGGGTCGAGGAACTGTCGACATCCGGTACCGTCAACGAAGCGGACGATCAGAGCATCTTCCTGACGGCCGATCTTCGTCTGGACGAAACGAGAAAAGCTATCGAAGCGGCGATCGAGGAACACAAGCCGCGCCGTCTCGTCTACGACTCCCTTCTCGAAATCAGGCTCATCACCGGCGATAGCCCCCGTTTTCGCCGCGAGTTGATTGGCTTTAAGTCATTCCTTGCCAAACAGAACGTCGTGGCCTTGCTGCTCGATACCCAGACCGCTGGCCCCGACCGCAGTGGCGAGGAGGTCGAGGGGCTTGCTCATGGTGTGATCCGGTTTGACAAGTCGCTCGAGGAATATGGCGGTGTGCGCCGCCGCATCGAGGTCTCCAAGATGCGCGGCGTACCGATTGCCGACGGATATCACGACATGGCTATCCGCGAAGGGGAGGGCGTCCTCGTGTTCCCTCGAATTATGTCCAGCAAGGCGTCGGAAAATCCGAAGCCGCAACTGATCAAATCCGGTGTCGCAGAGCTCGACGAAATGTTTGGGGGAGGCCAGGAGGCCGGGACCACGACACTCGTCATCGGGCAGTCGGGCACCGGCAAGTCGACGATGTCATCCCTCTACGCCACAGCAGCGCTCGAGCGCGGTGAAAGTGTGGCGCTGTTCCTGTTCGAGGAGCGGCTGGAAACCTTCTTCCGCCGTTCCGAGGGCCTGGGTATGGAACTGAGGCAGTTCCATAAAGACGGCAAACTCATCTTGCGAGATTTCAATCCCAATGAAATCTCGCCGGGAGAGTTCGGCCAGATCGTCCAGGATGCGGTCACACAGAACAAGTCGAAGGTGGTGGTGATCGACAGCCTGACGGGATACCTAAATTCTCTGCCGCACCGCGAGAAAGCGGTGCGCGATATCCAGTCCCTCTTGAAGTATTTGGCCCGCTCCGGTGTCCTGACCATGTTGATTGTCGCTCAACACGGCTTGATAGGCCAGAATGTTGGCATAGATGTCGATGTCAGCTTTCTTGGCGATACCGTCCTGCTGTTGCGGATCATGGAGCATGAGGGGCGACTGCGCCGGAATATAACCGTGGTCAAGAAGCGCCACGGCCCGCATGATCTCAATGTACGTGAACTGCTGATCGAAAGCGGTAGCGTCAGCGTGGTTGCCTATAATCCGCTTCCAGATCCAAAATGAATGATGTTCCAACCGACAGCGAGCTGGACTGGGTGCTCGTCCTGGCTCCCTTTCGCAAGGATGCCGATTACATTGCAGCATTTCTTCGGGAACAGATGATCGAGGTCATGCCCGCAAAGGCCGGCGACGAGCTGGGTGAGCACCTAGCCCGTTCGCCCGGCATCATTGTCATTACCCATGAGGCGCTCAATCCAGAGGCAGTTGCGCGCATTGCGGAGCATCTTGCAGAGCAGCCCGACTGGTCGGAAGTACCCATCATCGTCCTCCTGGAACGTAGCGCGCCGATTGCACGAATCCGTGTCCAATTGCAGAATTCCTGGCCCGGAGCACGTCTCCTGTTTCACACGCGCCCAATAGCCCCGCTGGAACTTGTGAACGGGATCCAGTCAAACCTCCTGGTACGACTGCGCCAACGTCAGGTCCGAGATTCCATCGAGCGCGAAAGAGAGCTTCGTCTGGAGCTCAATCACAGGGTAAAAAACATCCTGGCAAGCGTTGGCTCGATCTTTCAGATGACTCGACGCGGAGCCACAACCGTCGAGGACCTCGCCAGCAATTATACCGGTCGCCTTCAAGCGCTTTCCGACGTGCATACGGCCGTTTTCGAAGCCGGTGGCGAGGAGGTCGCGCTTTCCGCAGTGGTTGACCTGACTGTCTCTCCTTACAACAAGGATGGCGTGAGCCGCATAAAAGTCAGTGGGCCGGGCATCGTCGTCAGTCGCAACGCTGGAACGACGATAGCGCTGTGCCTGCATGAGCTCATCACCAACGCCATCAAATACGGTGCGCTCTCCCGACCTGAGGGGCATGTAGAGATCGTCTGGACATTCGCAAAAGACGACAGTTCCGATTTCTCCCTGAACTGG from Rhizobium rhododendri harbors:
- a CDS encoding ATPase domain-containing protein, translating into MPKQKKPTFVSTGITGLDEILRGGLPASNLYMLQGAPGSGKTTAALQFLRAGVEAGESCIYVTLSQTAAELEAIAISHGWTLEGIRVEELSTSGTVNEADDQSIFLTADLRLDETRKAIEAAIEEHKPRRLVYDSLLEIRLITGDSPRFRRELIGFKSFLAKQNVVALLLDTQTAGPDRSGEEVEGLAHGVIRFDKSLEEYGGVRRRIEVSKMRGVPIADGYHDMAIREGEGVLVFPRIMSSKASENPKPQLIKSGVAELDEMFGGGQEAGTTTLVIGQSGTGKSTMSSLYATAALERGESVALFLFEERLETFFRRSEGLGMELRQFHKDGKLILRDFNPNEISPGEFGQIVQDAVTQNKSKVVVIDSLTGYLNSLPHREKAVRDIQSLLKYLARSGVLTMLIVAQHGLIGQNVGIDVDVSFLGDTVLLLRIMEHEGRLRRNITVVKKRHGPHDLNVRELLIESGSVSVVAYNPLPDPK
- a CDS encoding sensor histidine kinase — its product is MNDVPTDSELDWVLVLAPFRKDADYIAAFLREQMIEVMPAKAGDELGEHLARSPGIIVITHEALNPEAVARIAEHLAEQPDWSEVPIIVLLERSAPIARIRVQLQNSWPGARLLFHTRPIAPLELVNGIQSNLLVRLRQRQVRDSIERERELRLELNHRVKNILASVGSIFQMTRRGATTVEDLASNYTGRLQALSDVHTAVFEAGGEEVALSAVVDLTVSPYNKDGVSRIKVSGPGIVVSRNAGTTIALCLHELITNAIKYGALSRPEGHVEIVWTFAKDDSSDFSLNWTEVGGPMVREPTRQGYGTRYVRSALGSLFGTAPEIVFAPGGFRCSVSGPVKRISSGTTGS